Below is a genomic region from Methanolobus sediminis.
GTGAACACATGCAAGGTACACATCCTTTGCACCTTGGGATTTCAGCAGTTTGATGGATTCTGCCATGGTTCCACCGGTTGCGATCATGTCATCGATGATGATTATATCCCTGTTCATTACATCGACATTCTTTGCCTTGATAGTAACTGAATCACCGGAGTGTCTTGTCTTTTCAAGGTAATCATATTCCAGTCCGACATCGGTAGCTGTATTCTCTGCAAGGTTGATTGCACCCTTGTCAGGCGAGACAATCAGAGGATTGCACAGGTTCAGTGACCTTATGTGATAACCCAGAAGACGTGAAGCATCAAGATCGAATGCATCGGCATTAAAATAGTTCAGAACACTTGCCTCATGTATATTTACTGTAAAGATCCTGTCTGCATTGATCGTCCTTGCGATAGCCCTTGCAGTTATTGGCTCTCCTGTCTTGAACTTTTTATCCTGCCTGGCATAGCCCATGTAAGGTATAACCACATTTATGACAGGTGAATCCTCACAGGCGTCAATAAGCTGTAATAAGGCAACAAGATCAGAATCAGTTGTTGTACTCTGGATAATAGTAACTTCATCCACGTCCTCATCAAGTATGCGTGAATAGAGTTCACCATCCGGGAATTTTGTGAAGTCACATACAGTAGGCTCAATATTAAGTTCTCTTGCAACCCTTGATGAAAGAGCCTGAGATGCTGGTCCCCCTATAATTTTCAAATAATTTACCTCTTTAAGATTTAATTAATATTTAATTTTGGATAATTGATCAGAGTGATTAGAGTGCTTTCTAATGCATCCCTCAAATACATTAGTTTTGGTTCATTTTGACTTTCTCAAGAACTTTTATATTCTGGATTCCAGTTGCAGGATAATTACCA
It encodes:
- a CDS encoding ribose-phosphate diphosphokinase, giving the protein MKIIGGPASQALSSRVARELNIEPTVCDFTKFPDGELYSRILDEDVDEVTIIQSTTTDSDLVALLQLIDACEDSPVINVVIPYMGYARQDKKFKTGEPITARAIARTINADRIFTVNIHEASVLNYFNADAFDLDASRLLGYHIRSLNLCNPLIVSPDKGAINLAENTATDVGLEYDYLEKTRHSGDSVTIKAKNVDVMNRDIIIIDDMIATGGTMAESIKLLKSQGAKDVYLACVHPVLARNAVLRLYNAGVKDIIATDTIEKVQSCVSVAPLIANALRSI